In the genome of Streptomyces lydicus, the window GTGGCGAGGGTGGTGCTCCGTGCCACAGGAATCGAATAAATACCCGGAAACCACCCATTGGGGTGAACTGACGCCACGTGGCTCCCCGTTCACCCTCCGTGCGGACACGATGTGCGGGTCGAGGTCGTCGGCCCGCGTGATGTCCCCCATGGCGCGGCCGGCGGCTCCATTTCTCCTGTGAGGGTTCCACACACGTGTCCACCAGTCCCGCCCGCTCCTTCGGCATGCCCCGACGCCTCGCCGCGACCTTCGTCGCCACCGCGCTCACGGCCGGCCCCGCCCTCCTGCTGGGCGCCGTGCCCGCGCATGCCACCGGAGACCACGGCCCGGCCCGCGGCACCGCCGACGCGGTCGTGCTGCGCACCGGCCTGAACATCGGGCTGCTCCACAAGACGGTCGACGTCCCGCTGAACGCCGTCCTCAACGAGGTGCACGCCCCGGCCTCGGCCTCCAAGACCGCGCTCACCGTCCACCTCGACGGCATCGACCGCGGCAAGCCGTTCAGCCTGCTGCGCGCCGACGCCGCCACCGCACGGGCCACCTCCGACCACCGCAAGACGGAGGGCTACGCCAACCTCGTGAGGGCGAAGGTGCAGGTGCCGGGTCTGGTGCTGCGGTCCCTGGTCGAGGTCCGGCAGGTCACCGCCAAGGCGGTGTGCGAGGCGGGCGAGCGGCCCCGGGCCGAGGCGAACGTGCTGGGCGACGTCCTCGTCCTGGGCAAGCGGGTCGCGCTCACGGCGGGCGGGACGACGGAGGTCAAGGTGCCGGGCGTGGGCGAGGTACGGCTCGACCTGTCCCGGAAGAACGTCCTGTCCAAGAGCGCCGCGGCCACCGCGCTCGACCTCAAGGTCTCCCTCAACCCGTTGAAGCTCGGCGTCGCCGAGGTGCGCGGCCAGGTCACGCTGGCCCGGGCCACCTGCACCGCACCAGGTGTCAGGGCGCCCGAACACAACGGCTCCGGCGGCACCGGCGAGGGCACCAAGCCGGACGGCGGCACCAAGCCGGCCGAGGGTAAGGGCACCGAGGTGCAGCAGACCGGCTCGAAGCCCAGCACCCAGAACCTCGCCGAGACCGGCAGCAGCTCGGCCACCCCGTATCTCGCCGGGGGTGCGGCCCTGCTGGTCGCCGCGGGCGCCGGGTCGGTCGGCTACGCCCGACGCCGCCGCAACGCCGCGCAGGGCGGCCGCGGCTGACGGACCCCGTACACCGCGCCGGTGCTGTGGGGGCGTCGCGCGCGGAGTACGGCCCGAGGTGCGCCGTACCGGGCCGGAGACGGCCGGGTGCGGCGCACCTCACTTTCGCCGGATGCCGCCGCGGCTCGTCGCCCAATCTCCCACGGCTTCGGCTGAATTACCCCACCCCGAGGAACGAGATCACCGATCCCTCACTGGCAAAGGAATTGACGCTTTGTCAGGTTCCAGGCCCCGGTTACCATGATCAGTTGCGGTCACGCCGGCGGCCTTTGGAGAGGGAGTCCCCCATGTCAACGATCAGCATAATTACCTCTGTGCACGACGGCGGCCATCATTATATTGACGAGGCGTACCAATCTCTGCGAGAGCAGAAACTTCCGGGCGACTGGGATTGGCATTGGTACCTCCAGGAGGACGGTCACACCGGAATCACCGACGGCATCCTTCCCCGGGATTCCAGGATCTCGATCGAGTCGGGCCTGCCGGCGCGCGCCGCGGTGGGACGCACACACGCTCTCGCGCGTGCGACCGGCGAGTTGGTCCGGACACTGGACGCGGACGACGTATTGCTGCCGGGAGCCCTCGAGCGCGACATCGAGACGTTGGAACGCGTTCCGTGGTGTGTATCCGCGTGCCTCGACCTCCACCAGGACGGCAGCACGTCACCGGGCCCGTACGACCCTCCGGGCGGCCCTGTCGAGCCCGGCAGGTTCCTGGACGAGGTGGTGGAGCACCGTCTGTCCGTGCAGGCTGCGACGTTCGCCGCGCGGCGCCCTCTGGTGCTCGCGCTGGGCGGTTGGCACGCTCTGACCGGAGCCGAAGGGGTGGCCCTGCTGCTCGCCGCGGAGGCTGTCGCGCCCGGCGAATTCATCGCGGAGCCGAGCATCCTCTACCGGAAGCACCCCGACCAGACCACCGCGGCGGATCGCTACTGGAAACCGGCGGAAACGGCGACGCGACGAGAAGCAGGAATACAGCGGGCCAGGGCGATGCGGGAAGTCGGCTGGACGTGGCCGTGAAATCCACGGAAGTCATGGAGTGTTGTGCTGCATCGGAGACGTGATGAGGGGAATTCAAGGCGTACAACTGAGGGGAATGGGCCGCATACGGGACCGGCAATGTGAGGGCGCAGTTGGCTGATTCGGGCTGTGCCTGACGCCGGTTCCCGAGATCTGGTGGTGGGGCTTTTGGAGCCTGCCCTGAGATGCGGGAAGGGCATCGCTGTCGATATGACCCGAGGAGCCACAGGAGATCTCGGCAAGGTCCCATTCGTCGTACAGGACATTGCCTTGACGGCCATATGGTGAAGGTTATCCCTATCGCAAGGCGGAGACGGGACTTCGACGACAGGGGCCGGCGGAGCACTTCGGTCTAGCGGAGCACCTCGCCCAGCGCCGCAGCGAACCGGTCCGTCGTGGCCCGGTCCCGTACCGCCAGGCGCAGCCAGCCGGGGCCCAGACCGGGGAAGGTGTCACCGCGGCGTACCGCGAAGCCGCGGGTCCGCAGTGCGGTGCGTACCGCGTCCGCGTCGGGCAGCCGGATCAGCACGAACGGGCCCTCCGCCGGGCCGGCCGCCCGGAGCTGCCCGAACTCGCCCAGCCGGGCCAGCAGATGCGCCCGGTCCACGGCGATCTCCCCGGCCGCCGCCTCCGCCTCCGCCAGCGCCCGCGGCGTACAGCACGCCTCGGCGGCGGCCAGCGCGGGGCTGGAGACCGGCCACAGCGGCTGCGCGCGCTCCAGGGCGGCGACGGTGTCCGGGGCGGCCAGCACATAGCCGATCCGCAGCCCGGCCAGCCCCCAGGTCTTGGTGAGGCTGCGCAGCACGACCAGCCCCGGCAGGTCGGTGCGCCCGGCCAGCGCCTCCCGCTCACCGGGTACCGCGTCCATGAAGGCCTCGTCCACCACCAGCGTCCGGCCGGGCCGCGCCAGGGAGGCCAGTACGCCCGCCGGGTGCAGGACCGAGGTGGGGTTGGTGGGGTTGCCGACGACGACCAGGTCGGCTTCCTCCGGCACGGCGGCCGGATCCAGCCGGAAGCCGTCGTGCGCGTCGAGCAGCACCCGTCCGACGTCGTGCCCCGCGTCCCGCAGCGCCGCCTCGGGCTCGGTGAACTGCGGATGCACCACGACCGGCCGGCGGGCCCGCACCGCGCGCGCGATCAGTACGAACGCCTCCGCGGCCCCCGAGGTCAGCAACACCCGTTCCACGGGCAGGCCGTGCCGGGCCGCGACCGCCCGGCGTGCCGCGCGGCCGTCGGGGTACGCGGCCAGACCGTCCAGGGAAGCGGCGATCTCGGCCTTGAGCCAGGCCGGGGGAGTGCCGGTACGGACATTGACCGCCAAATCCGTCAATCCGTCGTCCGCGCCCCGCACTTCGGCATCGCCGTGGTGGCGCAGGTCGGGCTCGTGGCCGGGCTCGTGGTGCCGCGGGCCGGGCTCGGCGGGCGGTGCGTCCCGGCCGTGGGAGGGGGTGTCCCGGCCGGGCGGGGGTGTGTCCTCGACGGGCGGCCGGAGCGGGGCGGACCCGGTGTGTGCCGGCATGCTCACCGCTCCCCGGCGTCCGCCGCCGCAGCGGTCCGCAGCGCCGTGCCGTCCGTCCCCCGGGCGTCCTCCGCCGCCGCCCGGCCACCGCACGCCGCGTCACCGGGCAGCGGAGCGTCCGCCACCGTCGCGCGGTAGCGCTCCATGACCGCCTCGGCCACCTCGGCCGCGGGGCCGATCGCCTCCGCGCCGAACACCTCCGTGCCGGGGTGGGCCGCGGCCCAGCCCTCGGCCTGCAGGTGCAGCCGCTCCAGGAGGCCGCCGGGGAAGAAGAAGTAGGGCAGCACCACGATCCGGCCCGGCCGGCCGGACGATGCCGCGGCCACCAGTGCCCGGCACCGGTCCAGGCCCGCCGGCACATCGGGCGCCGCCTGGGAGACGAACGCGGTCTCCACCCCCGCGAAGCCGCGCCCCTCCCACAGCAGCCGCGCGGCCCGTGCCACCTCGGCGTTGGCGTACGGATCGGTCGCACCGCGCCCCACCAGCAACACCGTGGTGCGCGCCCGGTCCTCGGGCCTGCGGGCGCCGGCGGCCAGCGCCTCGTCCAGCCGTCGTTCCAGTACGTCGAGCACCTTGGGGTGGGGCCCCAGTTCGGCGTCGCAGGTATAGCCGAGCCCGGGGTGACGCTCCGCCGCCCGCTCCAGAACCGAGGGCAGCGCGTCCGGCAGGGGGCCGGTCGGGGCCGGCAGCAGCGGTATGACCACGAGCCGGGTCGCGCCCCGCGCGACGAGCCCGTCGACGGCGTCGTCCAGCGGCAGGGGAGAGGCCGGGGCACCGAAGAACCCGCCGGCGACGGGCACGTCGGGGTGGCGGTCGCCGAGCATGCGCACCAGCGTGCGCAGCGCCTCGGCCCCGCCTTCGTCACGGGTGCCGTGACCGGCGATGAGCAGTGCGGGAGGAGTGGTCACTGGGGCTCCTTGCTACCGGGGGTTGCGCTGCCGGGCGCCGGGTCGCCGGCGACCGCCGTCCGCCGATCCGGGCCACGGCGGGGCGGGTTGGGGGAGGCCATGACGATAACCGTCCCGGTGGAAGGCACGACGGGCGCTCCCTCCCTACCAGCGGTAAGGGCGCCGCTGTCCGTTACAGCCGTACCGGCGCGTCCCGCCGGCACGGCGAGCGCACAGGTCGCCCGGGCCGGCGGCGGTGACTTCCGCTTGCCGGCGGCCAGCACGGCGCCCGGCCCCGCGGCGAGCAGTGCGGCCGCCTCGGCCACGCTCGGCGTTCTGGCGGCGGCCGCCGCGGCCGCGGACGGCTCCGGCACCGGTACGGCCGCCAGCGCGGCCGCCGGGAACGACCGCAACGGCACCCCCAGCTCCCGGGCCGCCCCGGTCAGCCCCGGCTCGTCCGCCTTGGCCACAACCGTTGCCAGGGCGACGACCTGGCGGACGGCGTACCCCGCCGCCGCGCAACTGGCCGTGATCAGCTCCAGCACTTCCGCCACCGGGACGCCACGGCGCGCGCCCACGCCGGCGACCAGCGGCACGAGCGGGGGCGGGGGCGGCACCCCGGCCCCGTCGTCGGCCGCCCGGCCCCTCATGCCGCGACGGCTCCCCGATGGGCGGCTCCCAGGCCGGCGGTTCCCAGGGCGACGGCGGACGGCCCGGGCCAGCCCGCCGGGACCGAAGTGAGAGCACCGGGTCCTCCGCGCTCCCCACAGCCGCTCCCGCCGTTCCTCACACCGAGCTCCGCGCCACGGCGCCACGCGCCGCGCTCGCCACCAGACGCCCGGCCAGCGACGGCTCGGCGGCCCAGTGCACATGCAGATACGAGGCGTGCACCCCGCCGGAGACAAAGCCCTCCACCCGCCGCTCCGGGTGGGTCAGCCCCCATGCCGGGTCGGCGCCCGCGCCCGGCTCCAGCACCGTGCGGTGGAACTCGTGGCCGCGCACCCGGGTCCCGGCCGCTGCCAGCGCGTTGTCCCGCAGCGCCACCGCCTCGCGGTAGCCGAGGGTGAGCCGTTCGGTCATCCGGGACTCGGCGGGCAGCACCCCGCACATCGGCTTCCCGTCCAGTGACCGGGACAGGTAGAGCAGCCCGGCGCACTCGGCGGAGACCGGTGAACCGGACGCGGCCAGCGCGGCCACCGCCGCGCGCAGCGGCGCGTTCGCCGACAGGTCCGGTGCGTACATCTCGGGAAAGCCGCCGCCGATCACCAACCCCCGGGTTCCGGGCGGCAGCTGTTCGTCCCGCAGCGGGTCGAAGGCGGCCACCTCGGCGCCCGCGGCGGCCAGCAGCTCGGCGTGCTCGGCGTACGAGAAGGTGAACGCGGGACCGCCCGCGACCGCGATCAGCGGCTTCTGAGGGGAGGCGCCCCCCTCGGGCACGTCGGCCACGGCCAGCTCCGACGCCGGGTCCCACGGGGCGTCCGGCAGCTCGGGCACCGTACGCGCCAGCGCCAGCAGCGCCTCAAGATCGCAGCCCTCGCGGACCCGCGCGGCCAGCTCGGCCACCGACTCCACCGCCTCGGACCGCCGTTCGGCGACCGGCACCAGCCCCAGGTGACGCGACGGCGTACCGGCCCGCCCGTCCCGGCGCAGCGCGCCCAGCACCGGCACCCCGGAGGACTCCATCGCCTCCCGCAGCAGCTCCTCGTGGCGGTCCGAGCCGACCTTGTTGAGGATCACCCCGGCCAGCCGCACCTCCGGGTCCCAGGAGGCGAAGCCGTGCACCAGCGCCGCCACCGACCGCGACTGCGAGGAGGCGTCCACCACCAGCACCACCGGCGCCCGCAGCAGCTTCGCCACCTGCGCCGTCGAGGACAACTCGCCCATCCCGGACGCCCCGTCGAACAGCCCCATCACGCCCTCGACGAGCGCCAGATCGGCACCCGCCGCGCCGTGCAGGAACAGCGGCGCGATCCGGCCGGGCCCGCACAGATAGGCGTCCAGGTTGCGGCCGGGACGGCCGGTGGCCAGGGAGTGGTAGCCCGGATCGATGTAGTCCGGGCCCACCTTGTGCGGCGACACCACGAGCCCGGCCTCGGCGAACGCCGCCATCAGGCCCGTGGCCACCGTCGTCTTCCCCGCGCCCGAGGACGGCGCGGCGATCACCAGCCGGGGGATCGCACCGCCGCTCATGCCGCGCTCACCCGGCTCACCATTCGATCCCCCGCTGGCCCTTCTGGCCGGTGTCCATCGGGTGCTTGACCTTGGTCATGTCCGTCACCAGGTCGGCGAAGTCCAGCAGCGCCTCGGGGGCGTTCCGCCCGGTGATGACGACATGCTGGGTACCGGGACGGTCGCGCAGCGCCGACACCACCTCGTCGGTGTCGATCCAGCCCCACTTCAGCGGGTACGCGAACTCGTCGAGCACCAGCAGCTTGTAGGTCTCCGCGGCGAGATCCCGCTTGACCTGCTCCCAGCCCTCGCGCGCCGCCTCCTCGCTGGAGGCGATGTCGCGCTGGACCCAGGACCAGCCCTCGCCCATCTTGTGCCAGGCGACGGTGCCGCCCTCGCCGGACTCCCCGAGCACCTTCAGCGCCCGCTCCTCGCCGACCTTCCACTTCGCCGACTTCACGAACTGGAACACCCCGACCGGCCAGCCCTGGTTCCAGGCGCGCAGCGCCAGCCCGAAGGCCGCGGTGGACTTGCCCTTGCCCTGGCCGGTGTGGACGAACACCAGCGGGCGGTTGCGGCGCTGGCGGGTGGTGAGCCCGTCGTTCGGTACGACGGACGGCTGTCCCTGCGGCATTACGCGGCCTTCCTGTTGCCTTGTACGGTCCGTACGAGCGCGGAGACGCTGTCCGCGCGCAGTTCGTCGAGGGTGACCGCGGTGCCCTGCAGATCACGGGCCAGCTCGCCCGCGAGGCCCAGCCGCACCGGGCCCGCCTCGCAGTCCACGACCACCGAAGCGGTGCCCTCGGCGGCCAGCAGGCGGGCCGCGCGGGCGGCGCGCACGACGGGCTCCGGGCCGCCGGTCGCCCGGCCGTCGGTGACGACCACCAGCAGCGGCCGCCGCGAGGCATCCCGCATCCGCTCCACCCGCAGCACCTCATGGGCCCGCAGCAGCCCCTCCGACAGCGGCGTACGGCCGCCCGTCGGCAGCTGCTCCAGCCGCGCCGCGCCCGCCTCGACCGACGAGGTCGGGGGCAGCGCCAGCTCGGCGCCGGTGCCGCGGAAGGTGATCATGCCGATCTTGTCGCGCCGCTGGTAGGCGTCGAGCAGCAGCGAGAGCACCGCGCCCTTGACCGCGCTCATCCGCTTGCGCGCCGCCATCGAACCGGACGCGTCCACGACGAAGAGGACCAGATTGCCCTCCCGCCCCTCGCGTACCGCCTCGCGCAGATCGTCCCTGCGCACCACAAGACCCCGCCCGTGGCGCCCGCGGGCCCGCTGGTGCGGCGCCGCGGCCTGCACGGTCGCCGCCAGGTGCAGCTTGCCCAGGGCGCCGTGCGGGCGCCGTGCCCCGGTCGTCCGGCCGTGCGCGGTCCGGGCCCGCGACCTGCGGCCGTCCGCGCCCTCGCCCAGGCCAGGGACATCGAGGCGCCGGGTACGGAACGGCTCACCGGCGCCGACCGCGGCCTTCTCGCCGCCCGCGGCGGGAGCGCCCTCCTCGGACCGCTCCGGGGCCGCGGGCTGCTCCGCGGGCCGCTCGGGGCCCTCGGCGCTCTCCCGCTCCTGCTGGTGCGGGAGTTCGGGGCTCTGCGCCGGGGGCGCCTCCTGCGGACCGCCGTCCCCGCTGTCCCGCGGGGGCGCTCCGCCGCCGTCCGGACCGCCCCCGCCGGGGCCGCCGTCCGGGCCGTCCGGGTCCGGATCGTCCTCGCCGTCCGTGCCCTGGCCGTCCGTGTCCTCGTCCGCCCCGCCGAACTCCTCCAGCGTCTGGTCGAGCTTGTCCTGGTCCAGGCCGGGGGCGTCGAAGGGGTTACGGCGCCGGCGGTGCGGCAGCGCCAGCAGCGCCGCCTGCCGCACGTCCTCCTCCAGGACGTCCGTCCGGCCCGCCCATGCGGCCAGCGCGGTGGCGGTACGCGCCATCACGATGTCCGCGCGCATCCCGTCCACTTCGAACGCCGCGCAGGTCGCGGCGATCTGCCGGAGCGCCCCGTCGCCCAGCGTCACCCGCGGCAGCAGCTCCCTGGCGGCGGTGATCCGCCCGCGCAGCGCGTCCTCCTCGGCCGCCCAGCCCGCCGCGAAACCCGCCGGATCGGCGTCGTAGGCCAGCCGGCGCCGGACCACCGACACCCGCTCGTCGGGCTCCCTGGAGGCGGCCACCTCGACCGTGAGCCCGAAGCGGTCCAGCAACTGCGGCCGCAGTTCGCCCTCTTCGGGGTTCATGGTGCCGACGAGCAGGAAGCGGGCCGCGTGCCGGACCGAGACGCCCTCGCGCTCCACGTAGGAGGCGCCCATGGCGGCCGCGTCCAGCAGCAGGTCCACCAGGTGGTCGTGGAGGAGGTTGACCTCGTCGACATAGAGGATTCCCCGGTGGGCGTCGGCCAGCAGGCCCGGTTCGAAGGCCTTGACGCCCTCCGACAGGGCCCGCTCGATGTCCAGCGCGCCGACCAGCCGGTCCTCGGAGGCGCCGACGGGCAGTTCGACCATCCGCGTCGGGCGCTCCGCGGCGGCGGCACTCCCGTGCGGCCCGTCGGGGCAGCCGGGGTCGGGCGCGGCCGGGGCACAGGCGAAGCGGCAGCCGCTGACCACGTCCACCTGCGGCATCAGCGCCGACAGCGCTCGTACGGCGGTGCTCTTGGCGGTGCCCTTCTCCCCGCGGACCAGCACGCCGCCCACCGCGGGGCTCACCGCGTTCAGCAGCAGCGCCAGCCGCAGGTCGTCCATGCCGACCACCGCGGTGAAGGGGTACTGCGGGGTGGTGTGGTGAGCGGTTGTCATGCGGTGTCGTCCTCCGGGTCGTCGGGCGGCTGTGTCGTCTGCGTCGGTAGCGGTCCTCGGGTGCCTACCCTCATGGCGCCCCCGGAGGCACGAACGGCAGCCCCTCCGGGACTCCTTCCTCGATCAGCCGCAGCAGCGCGCCGGTGTCCGCGTGCTCCTCGATCAGATCGCCCAGCCGGTCCAGCTGCTCCTCGCGCAGGGCGGCGAAGGCGGTGTCGGGGGCCGGCACGAACGCCCGGCCCGCGTCCGCCGCGACGCGCCGCAGGAAGGCCCGCCGGAAGCCGTCGCTCTCCAGTGAGCCGTGCCAGTGCGTGCCCCATACCGAGCCGGCCCGGCACCCGTCCAGGCTCCGCCCCTGGCCGTCCGACAT includes:
- a CDS encoding cobalamin biosynthesis protein, with translation MRGRAADDGAGVPPPPPLVPLVAGVGARRGVPVAEVLELITASCAAAGYAVRQVVALATVVAKADEPGLTGAARELGVPLRSFPAAALAAVPVPEPSAAAAAAARTPSVAEAAALLAAGPGAVLAAGKRKSPPPARATCALAVPAGRAGTAVTDSGALTAGREGAPVVPSTGTVIVMASPNPPRRGPDRRTAVAGDPAPGSATPGSKEPQ
- the cobC gene encoding Rv2231c family pyridoxal phosphate-dependent protein CobC, which codes for MPAHTGSAPLRPPVEDTPPPGRDTPSHGRDAPPAEPGPRHHEPGHEPDLRHHGDAEVRGADDGLTDLAVNVRTGTPPAWLKAEIAASLDGLAAYPDGRAARRAVAARHGLPVERVLLTSGAAEAFVLIARAVRARRPVVVHPQFTEPEAALRDAGHDVGRVLLDAHDGFRLDPAAVPEEADLVVVGNPTNPTSVLHPAGVLASLARPGRTLVVDEAFMDAVPGEREALAGRTDLPGLVVLRSLTKTWGLAGLRIGYVLAAPDTVAALERAQPLWPVSSPALAAAEACCTPRALAEAEAAAGEIAVDRAHLLARLGEFGQLRAAGPAEGPFVLIRLPDADAVRTALRTRGFAVRRGDTFPGLGPGWLRLAVRDRATTDRFAAALGEVLR
- a CDS encoding cobyrinate a,c-diamide synthase; translation: MSGGAIPRLVIAAPSSGAGKTTVATGLMAAFAEAGLVVSPHKVGPDYIDPGYHSLATGRPGRNLDAYLCGPGRIAPLFLHGAAGADLALVEGVMGLFDGASGMGELSSTAQVAKLLRAPVVLVVDASSQSRSVAALVHGFASWDPEVRLAGVILNKVGSDRHEELLREAMESSGVPVLGALRRDGRAGTPSRHLGLVPVAERRSEAVESVAELAARVREGCDLEALLALARTVPELPDAPWDPASELAVADVPEGGASPQKPLIAVAGGPAFTFSYAEHAELLAAAGAEVAAFDPLRDEQLPPGTRGLVIGGGFPEMYAPDLSANAPLRAAVAALAASGSPVSAECAGLLYLSRSLDGKPMCGVLPAESRMTERLTLGYREAVALRDNALAAAGTRVRGHEFHRTVLEPGAGADPAWGLTHPERRVEGFVSGGVHASYLHVHWAAEPSLAGRLVASAARGAVARSSV
- a CDS encoding SCO1860 family LAETG-anchored protein; amino-acid sequence: MPRRLAATFVATALTAGPALLLGAVPAHATGDHGPARGTADAVVLRTGLNIGLLHKTVDVPLNAVLNEVHAPASASKTALTVHLDGIDRGKPFSLLRADAATARATSDHRKTEGYANLVRAKVQVPGLVLRSLVEVRQVTAKAVCEAGERPRAEANVLGDVLVLGKRVALTAGGTTEVKVPGVGEVRLDLSRKNVLSKSAAATALDLKVSLNPLKLGVAEVRGQVTLARATCTAPGVRAPEHNGSGGTGEGTKPDGGTKPAEGKGTEVQQTGSKPSTQNLAETGSSSATPYLAGGAALLVAAGAGSVGYARRRRNAAQGGRG
- the cobO gene encoding cob(I)yrinic acid a,c-diamide adenosyltransferase, translating into MPQGQPSVVPNDGLTTRQRRNRPLVFVHTGQGKGKSTAAFGLALRAWNQGWPVGVFQFVKSAKWKVGEERALKVLGESGEGGTVAWHKMGEGWSWVQRDIASSEEAAREGWEQVKRDLAAETYKLLVLDEFAYPLKWGWIDTDEVVSALRDRPGTQHVVITGRNAPEALLDFADLVTDMTKVKHPMDTGQKGQRGIEW
- a CDS encoding sirohydrochlorin chelatase; the protein is MTTPPALLIAGHGTRDEGGAEALRTLVRMLGDRHPDVPVAGGFFGAPASPLPLDDAVDGLVARGATRLVVIPLLPAPTGPLPDALPSVLERAAERHPGLGYTCDAELGPHPKVLDVLERRLDEALAAGARRPEDRARTTVLLVGRGATDPYANAEVARAARLLWEGRGFAGVETAFVSQAAPDVPAGLDRCRALVAAASSGRPGRIVVLPYFFFPGGLLERLHLQAEGWAAAHPGTEVFGAEAIGPAAEVAEAVMERYRATVADAPLPGDAACGGRAAAEDARGTDGTALRTAAAADAGER
- a CDS encoding putative cobaltochelatase, whose product is MTTAHHTTPQYPFTAVVGMDDLRLALLLNAVSPAVGGVLVRGEKGTAKSTAVRALSALMPQVDVVSGCRFACAPAAPDPGCPDGPHGSAAAAERPTRMVELPVGASEDRLVGALDIERALSEGVKAFEPGLLADAHRGILYVDEVNLLHDHLVDLLLDAAAMGASYVEREGVSVRHAARFLLVGTMNPEEGELRPQLLDRFGLTVEVAASREPDERVSVVRRRLAYDADPAGFAAGWAAEEDALRGRITAARELLPRVTLGDGALRQIAATCAAFEVDGMRADIVMARTATALAAWAGRTDVLEEDVRQAALLALPHRRRRNPFDAPGLDQDKLDQTLEEFGGADEDTDGQGTDGEDDPDPDGPDGGPGGGGPDGGGAPPRDSGDGGPQEAPPAQSPELPHQQERESAEGPERPAEQPAAPERSEEGAPAAGGEKAAVGAGEPFRTRRLDVPGLGEGADGRRSRARTAHGRTTGARRPHGALGKLHLAATVQAAAPHQRARGRHGRGLVVRRDDLREAVREGREGNLVLFVVDASGSMAARKRMSAVKGAVLSLLLDAYQRRDKIGMITFRGTGAELALPPTSSVEAGAARLEQLPTGGRTPLSEGLLRAHEVLRVERMRDASRRPLLVVVTDGRATGGPEPVVRAARAARLLAAEGTASVVVDCEAGPVRLGLAGELARDLQGTAVTLDELRADSVSALVRTVQGNRKAA
- a CDS encoding glycosyltransferase family A protein; the encoded protein is MSTISIITSVHDGGHHYIDEAYQSLREQKLPGDWDWHWYLQEDGHTGITDGILPRDSRISIESGLPARAAVGRTHALARATGELVRTLDADDVLLPGALERDIETLERVPWCVSACLDLHQDGSTSPGPYDPPGGPVEPGRFLDEVVEHRLSVQAATFAARRPLVLALGGWHALTGAEGVALLLAAEAVAPGEFIAEPSILYRKHPDQTTAADRYWKPAETATRREAGIQRARAMREVGWTWP